AAAAGTGTTTTTTAGCATTTGTTTGCTTATATAAATCTTTTACCTCCGTTAAATATTCCTGAATACTTGAAATCTCCATTTTTTTTATTTGATCAGCCAAAATAATCTTTTTAGACCATGAATCACCTGCTTTATTAAAGCACCATCCTGTCCTGTTTTCTATAGCCTAATCAGGCCCTACCAGTTCTGTTTATAGGCAAAAATACCTCAGTAACAAACATCCTTTTTGTCCTGATAAAGTAGCTTCTTTTCTTTCAAACAGTAAACCCTCCCTTCCTTCCTGATTCCTTCACCCTTTATATCACCTCACCAGTTTTTTGCCTGCACTCATTTTTTGTTGTCCCTGGATAAAAAGAACAACAAAAATAAGGAAAGCGTTCAAAACATCACGGGAATGGCTGGCGGGAGCCAGCCACCCTTCGGGACTTGCCCGCGATTTATTTGCCCACTTCCCTTTTCGAATTTTTGTCTTTTTCCCACGGCCAAAAAAAATAGAGGCTGGGCAAAAAAAAAGGAAAGGACAAAAAAATTATTAACAATAAAAATTAAAAAGTTATGAAAACAGCAACAAAAAAAGTTAGCGAAAAAAAGGGAAGCCTCGTATTAACGGCGGTTGTTTCAAACGGTCAGGCAGAAAAACTAAATGACAATGCCGCAAAACCAAGCGGAGCAGACATCATCGAAAACGAATCAGCGGAGGCTGTGCCCACAGCTGCACAACCGGGAGTTAAAGCCGCTTTGCGTGCTAAACTGGGAACCGTAATCAGCGTGGAGGCCCTTAGCAAATGGGTGGAAGACATGAATTATCTAAAGGCCGGCCTTTCCAAATTAAAGGCAGGAGAAGAGCGGCTAAGAGGTTTTGAAATTAAAGTACGGGAAGAACCGGACAACACCGACCGGAATTACTGGACCGGTTGCACGTTGACCATCAAAGATGATAACGGTCAGGCTTATGAAGTAAAAAACCCGGTAGTCATTGCCGCCTGTGTAAAGTTTCTCTATGAAACCTTTGAAGAAAGAGCGCAGGAAATCGAAACCGAAATTCTGGAAAAGGCGAACAGTTACCCCTATTAATCTACGCAATCCCCCCAACCCGGGGGGATTGAATTCATTTCATTTTCTATTCACTTTTAAAAATTACAATCATGGCACATAATTTAAATTTCAATGCAGCTACAGGAAAATATAGTTTCTTTTCCGTTCAGGAAAAAGCATGGCATGGATTGGGTCAGATCGTTGCAGACTACCCCACCAGTGCAGAAGCATTAAGGTTTGCAGGACTGGATTTTGAAATTGCTAAATATCCACTGTATAGCAAATCTGAATCATTCGAAATCACCGACAGCGGGCTGTTAATACCTAGCAGGGAGATCAATGTACCTAACTATTACGCCAATGTAAGAACCGATAACAACAAGGTTTTAGGGGTAGTTGGGAAAGACTATGAAATTATACAAAACACAGATGCATTTTCTTTCTTTGATGCCATTGTCGGAGGTGGCGATGGGATAAAATACGAAACTGCGGGCGCGCTCGGCGATGGGGAAAGAGTATTCATTACCGCAAAACTTCCCGATTATATCCGTATCGGTGCAAGTAATGATGTTATTGAACAATACCTGTTTTTAACCACTTCCCACGATGGTAGCGGAAGTATTACTGTTGCATTTACCCCGGTGCGCATTGTGTGCGCCAATACTTTAAACGCTGCAATGCACTGCAATACTATGGCGCTACGTATACGCCATACGGCCAATGCAAAACAACGTTTGGAACAAGCACATAAAGTAATGGGCATGAGTTGCAAAAAATCGCAGGAGTTGTCTACAGTTTTCAACCAGTGGGCGAAAATTAGAATTACAGATCAGGAGGTTTTAAAACTGATCAAACTGGCGATGTGTCCAAACAAAGAAACTTTAGACAAGATTCAGGAAGGGCTTTTTGAGGAAACCTCCACAAATTTTAAAAATACCTGTAATGATGTTTTTGCCTATGGTGTGACCAGTGACACCCAATTGTTAGAAACCACAAAGGGTACCGTATTCGGCGCTTACAATGCCATAACCGGATACTATCAAAATGTATGTACTTATGCCAACAAGGAGGCTAAAATGAAATCTGTGCTTTTAGGTGGCCTCGCTCAAACAAGAACACAAAAAGCCTTCGACCTCTGTGCAGATTTTGTAAAGGACGGCGCAGGTATTTTCCAGTTCAACTGATCCTATTGTGCAGGTCACCAAATCGGCGGCCTGCTTTAAACCATTTATTCCATTTTAAATTTTACTATTATGACTACCATAAATAAAAAACTCAAAACTACAACCATCCATAACCGCAAGCCCCTTTCTAAAGTACAATCTAAAGAGACTGGTGGTTTACCGGAATTAACCGAAGGGATACACATGATTATTCCTACAAGTGCAATAGACCTTAGCCCCCGGAAAAACCGGACGTATATATCCCAACAGGCTGTAAAGGAACTCGGCGCCGACATTGCTGTTCACGGGGTGATTTCCTCCCTCACTGTGCGGCAAATGGCAACCGGACGTTATGAACTTGTTGCCGGGGAAAGGCGGTTCAGGGCTGCACAACTTATACAACTTGAATCCCTTCCTGTTGTGGTTAGAACTCTTACCGACCAACAGGCAAGAGAAATCCAACTTTCCGAAAACCTCCACCGGGAAGATCCGCACCCTTTAGATGAATCCAATGGCATCGCCATGCTTCAAAGTGAGGGCATGAGCATTGATGAAATTGTCTTGCGCCTGGGCAAATCAAAATCCTTTATTTACAACCGCATTAAACTGGCCCAACTTGCAGAAGAATTAAAAGAGCTTTTTTTTGCGGATAAAATTAACCTCTCTGAAGCTACAGAAATCGCTAACCTTTCCTCCGAATCTCAAAATGAGTTCTTTGTAAAATATTGCGGGAACTGGGAAGATGAAAGTTTTGCGTTAAGGCACTTTAAGGATATGCTCTCAAAATATAAGTATGATCTTACCCATGCACCATTCGATATTTCAGATTCGCAACTCATACCTAATGCCGGTCCCTGTGGCAGCTGCCCGTTTAATTCTGCCACCCTCCATTCACTTTTTCCTGAAATGGCGAAGCAGTCCAACTGCACAAATAAATCCTGCTATAAGAATAAATGTTTGGCGCATGCTGAAATTAGCTTGCGTGAATTGATAAATGAACATCAACCGGCTGCCATATTGGTTAGCGGCTCCCTTTCAGATGATCACCTGACCA
The Chitinophaga sp. MM2321 DNA segment above includes these coding regions:
- a CDS encoding DUF932 domain-containing protein, translating into MAHNLNFNAATGKYSFFSVQEKAWHGLGQIVADYPTSAEALRFAGLDFEIAKYPLYSKSESFEITDSGLLIPSREINVPNYYANVRTDNNKVLGVVGKDYEIIQNTDAFSFFDAIVGGGDGIKYETAGALGDGERVFITAKLPDYIRIGASNDVIEQYLFLTTSHDGSGSITVAFTPVRIVCANTLNAAMHCNTMALRIRHTANAKQRLEQAHKVMGMSCKKSQELSTVFNQWAKIRITDQEVLKLIKLAMCPNKETLDKIQEGLFEETSTNFKNTCNDVFAYGVTSDTQLLETTKGTVFGAYNAITGYYQNVCTYANKEAKMKSVLLGGLAQTRTQKAFDLCADFVKDGAGIFQFN
- a CDS encoding ParB/RepB/Spo0J family partition protein encodes the protein MTTINKKLKTTTIHNRKPLSKVQSKETGGLPELTEGIHMIIPTSAIDLSPRKNRTYISQQAVKELGADIAVHGVISSLTVRQMATGRYELVAGERRFRAAQLIQLESLPVVVRTLTDQQAREIQLSENLHREDPHPLDESNGIAMLQSEGMSIDEIVLRLGKSKSFIYNRIKLAQLAEELKELFFADKINLSEATEIANLSSESQNEFFVKYCGNWEDESFALRHFKDMLSKYKYDLTHAPFDISDSQLIPNAGPCGSCPFNSATLHSLFPEMAKQSNCTNKSCYKNKCLAHAEISLRELINEHQPAAILVSGSLSDDHLTIIESMPETMQLPQYSYYEVKIIHQPSPPDVEDYTEYLNEDEEDHEQEETIFDQQGYDQAMQEYEGDLSAYQEMKSANGVIKALHFTNRKINAVLFTPFAAKTEDEQPKVTAKQVQEAIKAGTVTAELLQGEIQRIQEREIRAKEIDRDKIQLKLQSQFSDVLSTSSIKKINTLADITAIRLLVYLSLGYQERITIDNTLFADIDLTRIPLYERLSNLTPEQFCLMLRKAIVGKAESKIPNTIIGIALYAMAKDSGFKVEAIEKEQAQIEKDRLKKLKPRIKDLESRIKRLSAKIKKPD